Proteins from a single region of Macaca thibetana thibetana isolate TM-01 chromosome 4, ASM2454274v1, whole genome shotgun sequence:
- the LOC126952830 gene encoding 60S ribosomal protein L12-like yields MRPKCDPNEIKVVYLRCTMGEVGATSALAPKIGPLGLSPKKAGDDIAKATGDWNGLRITVKLTIQNRQAQIEVVPSASTLIIKALKEPPRDRKKQENIQHSGHVTFDEIINIPRQMRHRPLARELTGTIKEILGTAQSVGCNVDGCHPHDIIDDINSGAVECPVS; encoded by the coding sequence ATGCGGCCAAAGTGTGACCCCAACGAGATCAAAGTCGTATACCTGAGGTGCACTATGGGTGAAGTTGGCGCCACGTCTGCACTGGCCCCCAAGATCGGCCCCCTgggcctgtctccaaaaaaggcTGGTGATGACATTGCCAAGGCAACGGGTGACTGGAATGGCCTGAGGATTACGGTGAAACTGACCATTCAGAACAGACAGGCCCAGATTGAGGTGGTGCCTTCTGCCTCCACCCTGATCATCAAAGCCCTCAAGGAACcaccaagagacagaaagaaacaggaaaacattcaACATAGTGGGCATGTCACTTTTGATGAGATCATCAACATTCCTCGACAGATGCGGCACCGACCTTTAGCCAGAGAACTCACTGGAACCATTAAAGAAATCCTGGGGACTGCCCAGTCTGTGGGCTGTAATGTTGATGGCTGCCACCCTCATGACATCATAGATGACATCAACAGTGGTGCTGTGGAATGCCCAGTTAGTTAA